One segment of Ricinus communis isolate WT05 ecotype wild-type chromosome 8, ASM1957865v1, whole genome shotgun sequence DNA contains the following:
- the LOC8271341 gene encoding auxin-induced protein AUX22, producing the protein MAKEGLGLEITELRLGLPGGDQGIKNEKKRVFSEVSGDEGNSASSTTTTCDQKIPTKSQVVGWPPVCSYRKRNSFNEKERLETSKLYVKVSMDGAPFLRKIDLGTHKEYSDLVLALEKLFGCFGIGKALKDADSSDYVPIYEDKDGDWMLVGDVPWEMFTESCKRLRIMKRSEAKCFGLQQKGALKGITNEDRN; encoded by the exons ATGGCAAAAGAAGGTCTTGGACTTGAAATCACTGAGCTAAGGCTTGGATTACCAGGAGGTGATCAGGGTATTAAGAATGAGAAGAAAAGGGTTTTCTCTGAAGTTTCCGGCGATGAAGGCAATAGTGCctcctccaccaccaccacttGTGACCAGAAAATTCCAACAAAGAGTCAAGTTGTTGGGTGGCCACCGGTTTGCTCCTATAGGAAAAGGAATAGCTTTAATGAGAAAGAAAGGCTTGAAACTTCAAAACTGTACGTGAAAGTTAGCATGGATGGTGCTCCTTTTCTTAGAAAGATTGACTTGGGTACTCACAAAGAGTACTCAGATCTTGTTCTTGCTCTGGAGAAGCTTTTTGGCTGCTTTGGCATCG GCAAAGCTTTGAAAGATGCAGACAGCAGTGACTACGTTCCCATATATGAGGACAAGGATGGAGACTGGATGCTTGTGGGAGATGTCCCCTGGGA GATGTTTACAGAGTCATGCAAGAGACTAAGGATCATGAAGAGATCGGAGGCCAAATGTTTTGGACTGCAGCAGAAAGGTGCTCTTAAGGGAATCACAAACGAGGATCGTAACtaa
- the LOC8271342 gene encoding auxin-responsive protein IAA1 encodes MSPESGIHLPESDTATMNFTETELTLALPGESRVSADNGAKIGTKRGYLQTVDLNLGSCSSDCGNKDCNMPENDVSSAPKKPPVSKAQVVGWPPVRAYRKNAMKSSKFVKVAVDGAPYLRKVDLEMYNSYQQLLTALEDMFSCFTIRNYLNERKIMDQVNGVEYVPTYEDKDGDWMMVGDVPWTMFVESCKRLRLMKSSEATGLAPRTPSKCSSSSE; translated from the exons ATGTCACCGGAAAGTGGGATACACTTGCCTGAATCTGACACTGCCACCATGAATTTCACTGAGACTGAGTTGACCTTAGCTTTGCCTGGCGAGTCCCGTGTCTCGGCTGATAATGGAGCGAAAATAGGAACAAAACGTGGGTATTTGCAAACTGTTGATCTGAATCTTGGAAGCTGTAGCAGTGATTGTGGGAATAAAGATTGTAATATGCCGGAAAATGATGTGTCCAGCGCCCCAAAAAAGCCTCCAGTTTCCAA GGCACAAGTGGTGGGGTGGCCGCCGGTGAGAGCGTACAGAAAGAACGCTATGAAAAGCAGTAAATTTGTTAAGGTTGCAGTAGATGGAGCTCCATACTTGAGAAAGGTTGATCTTGAGATGTACAACAGTTATCAGCAGCTCTTGACTGCTCTGGAGGACATGTTTTCGTGCTTCACCATAC GAAATTATTTGAATGAGAGGAAAATTATGGATCAAGTGAATGGGGTTGAATATGTGCCTACTTATGAAGACAAAGATGGTGACTGGATGATGGTTGGAGATGTTCCATGGAC AATGTTTGTTGAATCATGTAAGAGATTAAGGTTAATGAAAAGCTCAGAGGCAACTGGATTag CTCCAAGAACACCTTCAAAATGCTCAAGCTCAAGTGAGTGA
- the LOC8271343 gene encoding disease resistance protein SUMM2: MELVSPILDIGRCLWQSASTRAAFLLHLEKNSDSLEIAIDQLKNLRDDVITRVEEQEDKQQMERTKRVSDWLAKVEQMEAQVTKVLQQGKEVVGKKCLLFCCPRNCRASYKLGKKVSKMIGEVDKLKKPGDFDVLAYRLPRAPVDEMPMEKTVGLDSMFEKVWRSIEDKSSGIIGLYGLGGVGKTTLLKKINNQFSNTTHDFDVVIWVAVSKQINVENIQEVIRNKLEIGNSIWINRSDELERAIEIYRVLRRKKFVLLLDDVWERLDLSKVGVPFPGNNNESRVIFTTRSEEVCGYMEADRRFRVECLAEQDALNLFQKMVGEDTLSSHQEIPQLAQIVAKKCQGLPLALITTGRAMASRKKPQEWKYAMKALQSYPSKFSGMEDHVFPILKFSYDSLNDETVKTCFLYCSLFPEDHIILKEELINLWIGEGFLDKFDDIHDARIEGEYIIGSLKLAGLLEGDELEEHLGVSTECVWLHDVIRDMALWLACEHGKETKILVRDQPGRINLDQNQVKEVEKISMWSHHVNVIEGFLIFPNLQTLILRNSRLISIPSEVILCVPGLKVLDLSSNHGLAELPEGIGKLINLHYLNLSWTAIKEMSTEIKKLTKLRCLVLDNTKYLQLIAKEVISSLISLQRFSKLATIDFLYNEFLNEVALLDELQSLKNLNDLSINLSTSDSVEKFFNSPILQGCIRELTLVECSEMTSLDISLSSMTRMKHLEKLELRFCQSISELRVRPCLIRKANPSFSSLRFLHIGLCPIRDLTWLIYAPKLETLELVNCDSVNEVINANCGNVKVEADHNIFSNLTKLYLVKLPNLHCIFHRALSFPSLEKMHVSECPKLRKLPFDSNSNNTLNVIKGERSWWDGLQWDNEGLKDLLSSKFVEEYYTITDSLISYLREELPMLFSD; encoded by the coding sequence ATGGAATTGGTGAGTCCAATCTTGGATATTGGGAGATGTTTGTGGCAATCAGCTTCAACACGCGCAGCCTTCTTGCTTCACTTGGAAAAAAATTCGGATTCCTTAGAAATTGCGATCGATCAACTGAAGAACCTAAGAGACGATGTAATCACAAGGGTTGAAGAACAAGAAGATAAACAGCAGATGGAGCGTACAAAACGAGTGTCAGACTGGCTTGCTAAAGTAGAACAAATGGAAGCACAAGTGACTAAAGTTTTACAACAGGGCAAAGAAGTAGTTGGAAAGAAATGTCTTCTATTTTGTTGCCCCAGGAACTGCAGGGCAAGCTACAAGCTGGGAAAGAAAGTAAGCAAGATGATCGGCGAAGTGGATAAACTAAAGAAACCAGGGGATTTTGATGTTTTGGCTTACAGATTGCCTCGTGCTCCTGTTGATGAGATGCCTATGGAAAAGACAGTAGGTTTGGATTCAATGTTTGAAAAGGTTTGGAGAAGCATTGAAGACAAGAGTTCAGGAATTATTGGGTTGTATGGATTAGGGGGTGTGGGAAAAACAACTCTcctgaaaaaaattaacaacCAGTTCTCAAACACTACCCATGATTTTGATGTTGTAATTTGGGTTGCTGTATCCAAGCAAATAAATGTAGAAAATATCCAAGAAGTCATCAGGAACAAATTGGAGATCGGAAATAGCATTTGGATAAACAGAAGTGATGAACTTGAGAGAGCTATAGAAATATATAGAGtcttgagaagaaagaaatttgtgTTGCTGTTGGATGATGTATGGGAAAGATTAGATCTTTCAAAAGTGGGAGTTCCTTTTCCAGGCAATAATAATGAGTCGAGAGTGATATTCACAACTCGATCAGAGGAGGTTTGTGGATACATGGAAGCTGACAGAAGGTTCAGAGTGGAGTGTTTGGCAGAACAAGATGCCTTGAATTTGTTTCAAAAGATGGTCGGTGAAGACACTCTAAGTTCTCATCAAGAAATCCCTCAGTTGGCACAAATTGTTGCTAAAAAATGCCAAGGCTTGCCACTAGCTCTTATAACAACTGGTCGAGCTATGGCTAGTAGAAAGAAACCACAGGAGTGGAAGTATGCAATGAAGGCATTGCAAAGCTATCCTTCAAAGTTCTCAGGTATGGAGGATCATGTCTTTCCAATTCTTAAGTTTAGTTATGATAGCTTGAATGACGAAACCGTGAAAACATGTTTCCTATATTGTTCTCTATTTCCTGAAGATCACATTATTCTAAAAGAGGAACTTATTAACCTTTGGATTGGAGAGGGGTTTTTAGACAAATTTGATGACATACATGATGCTAGGATTGAAGGAGAGTATATAATTGGAAGCTTGAAGCTCGCAGGCCTACTAGAGGGTGATGAACTAGAAGAGCATCTGGGTGTATCAACAGAGTGTGTTTGGTTGCATGATGTGATTCGCGATATGGCTTTGTGGTTAGCTTGTGAACATGGGAAGGAGACCAAAATTTTAGTGAGAGATCAACCTGGACGGATCAATTTAGATCAGAATCAAGTTAAAGAAGTGGAGAAGATATCAATGTGGAGTCATCATGTCAATGTAATCGAaggttttctaatttttcccAACCTTCAAACTCTAATTTTGAGGAATTCTCGTTTGATCTCCATTCCAAGTGAAGTCATACTATGTGTTCCAGGGCTGAAAGTGTTGGACTTATCAAGTAACCATGGATTGGCTGAATTGCCCGAGGGAATTggaaaattaatcaatttgcatTATCTTAATCTCTCTTGGACAGCAATAAAAGAGATGTCAACTGAAATCAAGAAGTTGACAAAACTGAGATGCTTAGTGTTGGATAATACAAAATACCTTCAACTTATTGCAAAGGAAGTAATTTCAAGTCTTATCTCTTTGCAACGTTTTAGCAAGCTAGCCACAATTGATTTTCTCTATAATGAGTTCCTCAATGAAGTAGCTTTACTTGATGAGCTACAGAGCCTGAAAAACCTGAATGACTTGAGCATTAACTTGTCTACTTCAGATTCAGTTGAAAAGTTTTTCAACTCCCCAATATTACAAGGGTGCATTAGAGAACTAACTCTAGTGGAGTGTTCAGAAATGACATCTCTCGATATATCACTTTCCTCAATGACAAGAATGAAGCATCTAGAGAAGCTAGAACTAAGGTTCTGCCAGTCTATATCAGAGTTAAGAGTGCGTCCATGTCTTATCAGAAAGGCTAATCCATCCTTCAGCAGCCTACGCTTTCTGCACATTGGGTTGTGTCCAATCAGAGATTTGACATGGCTCATTTATGCTCCAAAGCTTGAGACTTTGGAGTTAGTTAACTGTGACTCAGTGAATGAAGTGATCAATGCCAATTGCGGGAATGTAAAAGTTGAAGCAGACCACAACATTTTCTCAAACCTTACAAAGTTGTATTTGGTAAAGCTACCAAATCTACATTGTATCTTCCATCGAGCTTTATCATTTCCTTCCCTTGAAAAGATGCATGTGTCGGAGTGTCCAAAGCTAAGGAAGCTTCCATTTGATTCAAATTCGAACAACACCTTGAATGTTATCAAAGGAGAGAGGAGCTGGTGGGATGGACTGCAATGGGACAATGAGGGTTTAAAGGATCTTCTCAGTTCAAAATTCGTCGAGGAATATTATACCATCACTGACTCTTTGATTTCATACCTCCGGGAGGAGCTACCAATGCTGTTTTCAGATTGA
- the LOC8271344 gene encoding LOW QUALITY PROTEIN: boron transporter 4-like (The sequence of the model RefSeq protein was modified relative to this genomic sequence to represent the inferred CDS: substituted 1 base at 1 genomic stop codon), translating into MEHIRTPFKGIIKDVRGRMSCYEQDWTVGIRSRLGILAPTTYIFFASALPVIAFGEQLSRDTDGSLSTVETLASTALCGIIHSILGGQPLLILGVAEPTVIMYTYLYNFAKGREDLGQKLFLAWAGWVCVWTALFLLLLAVFNACTIINRFTRVAGELFGMLIAVLFIQEAIKGMVSEFKIPKAEDPNLEKYQFQWLYTNGLLGIIFTFGLLFTAXKSRKARSWWYGTGWFRSFIADYGVPLLVVVWTALSFSVPSKVPSGVPRRLFSPLPWESASLGHWTVIKDMGNVPPAYIFAAIVPAVMIAGLYFFDHSVASQLAQQKEFNLKNPSAYHYDILLLGFMTLLCGLIGLPPSNGVLPQSPMHTKSLAILKRLLIRRKMVESAKESIKQKASNSEIYGKMQAVFIEMDSSPVTTVAKELEDLKEAIMKGENNGENTKNTFDPEKTIDAYLPVRVNEQRVSNLLQSLLVAASVCAVPIIKLIPTSVLWGYFAYMAIDSLPGNQFWERILLLFITPSRRYKVLEVVHASFMELVPFKHIAIFTIFQLVYFLVCFGVTWIPIAGILFPLPFFVLIGIRQYILPKLFRQYHLRELDAAEYEEFMGAPRLSRNLSFGEEEGSCVGNEELFDAEMLDELTTSRGELKVRTLSFRKENRGQVYPGEIVQQDD; encoded by the exons ATGGAGCACATCAGAACTCCATTCAAAGGCATCATAAAAGATGTTAGAGGAAGAATGTCTTGTTATGAACAAGATTGGACTGTTGGCATCCGTTCTCGACTTGG AATATTAGCACCCACAACctatattttctttgcttCTGCTCTTCCTGTTATTGCCTTCGGAGAGCAACTCAGTAGAGACACAG ATGGAAGCTTGAGCACAGTAGAAACATTAGCGTCTACTGCTTTATGTGGTATCATACATTCAATTCTTGGTGGGCAACCTCTTTTGATACTAGGAGTTGCAGAACCAACTGTTATTATGTATACTTACTTGTACAACTTTGCTAAAGGAAGAGAAGATTTGGGGCAGAAACTCTTCTTGGCTTGGGCTGGATG GGTATGCGTCTGGACAGCCCTTTTCCTACTACTTCTTGCAGTATTCAATGCTTGCACCATAATCAACAGGTTTACGAGGGTTGCAGGTGAACTTTTTGGGATGTTGATTGCTGTTCTGTTTATTCAAGAGGCTATCAAG GGAATGGTGAGTGAGTTCAAAATTCCCAAAGCTGAAGATCCAAATTTAGAGAAGTATCAATTTCAATGGCTTTACACAAATGGATTATTGGGTATAATTTTCACCTTTGGCCTGCTTTTCACTGCTTAAAAAAGCAGAAAGGCAAGATCATGGTGGTACGGCACAG GGTGGTTTAGAAGTTTCATAGCAGACTATGGGGTTCCATTATTGGTTGTGGTGTGGACAGCACTTTCATTTAGCGTACCGAGCAAAGTTCCTTCTGGAGTTCCTAGAAGGCTCTTTAGCCCTCTTCCTTGGGAGTCAGCATCCTTGGGCCACTGGACTGTAATCAAG GACATGGGCAATGTTCCTCCAGCGTACATCTTTGCTGCCATTGTTCCTGCTGTGATGATTGCGGGACTCTACTTTTTTGATCATAGCGTTGCGTCCCAACTGGCACAACAGAAAGAgttcaatcttaaaaatcctTCTGCATATCATTATGACATCTTGTTGCTGGGATTCATG ACTTTGCTTTGTGGATTAATTGGACTACCTCCTTCTAATGGAGTACTACCTCAGTCTCCAATGCACACGAAGAGCCTCGCTATCCTTAAAAGACTG TTGATCAGGAGGAAGATGGTGGAGAGTGCTAAAGAAAGCATCAAGCAGAAAGCTAGCAACTCTGAAATATATGGCAAGATGCAAGCTGTTTTCATAGAGATGGACAGCAGTCCCGTT ACTACAGTAGCTAAAGAACTAGAAGACTTGAAGGAGGCAATCATGAAAGGGGAAAACAATGGAGAAAATACGAAAAACACATTTGATCCTGAGAAGACAATTGATGCCTACTTACCTGTCAGAGTTAATGAGCAAAGAGTGAGCAATTTGCTGCAGTCACTACTCGTGGCAGCATCAGTATGTGCTGTGCCTATAATAAAGCTGATACCTACATCAGTTCTTTGGGGCTATTTTGCATACATGGCCATAGACAGTCTCCCCGGAAACCAGTTTTGGGAAAGAATCCTACTTCTCTTTATCACGCCTAGCAGGCGTTACAA GGTATTGGAGGTGGTTCATGcttcttttatggagttaGTTCCATTCAAGCACATTGCTATATTCACAATCTTCCAATTAGTTTACTTCTTGGTTTGTTTTGGTGTGACGTGGATTCCAATAGCTGGAATTCTGTTCCCACTACCATTCTTTGTTCTCATCGGTATAAGACAATACATTCTTCCCAAGCTGTTTAGACAGTATCATCTTCGAGAACTAGATGCAGCCGAATATGAGGAATTCATGGGCGCCCCGCGACTATCTCGCAACCTCTCTTTCGGG gaagaagaaggaagctGTGTAGGAAATGAAGAACTGTTTGATGCTGAGATGTTAGATGAGCTAACTACCAGCAGAGGGGAATTGAAAGTTAGAACTCTTAGTTTCCGCAAGGAGAATCGCGGTCAG GTTTATCCTGGCGAAATTGTCCAACAGGATGATTAG